TTTAGAACTTTTAAGCCTAATACATTCATAGTGGAGCAAAAATCTGAtatgatttcaaaatatgtaaaatactcaaaGAAACTGTGCAGTATCTATATGTGTAAGGATTTATTCCCAGCTCGTGTTTGTCACGTCAAAGAGTCTGGTCGTTTTCAGCTAGCATCGATCCTGGGTGTTGGCATCTAAACTTCCAAGTGATTGCTGTTCCCTCCCGGCTTTGCTCGGTACGATCCACTGAGAAGAGGGACTAGAAAGAACTTTCCGGCTAAGATTTATCTCTAAGAGCCATCGTCTAGTGTTGgttctagaaaataatttggtaaTAAGTTTTTTTTGACTAGAACAATTTTGGAACCAAGAGTCAATTTGACACATTTCAGGCCTTTTTGCAGATATCCTCAGCCTATGTAGAAGAAAAACAGGTCTTTCCTAAATTGGGCGAGGGAAGTTCCAGACCCACAGATCGATGAAAAGCCCAGGACATTTCAGACTGTTCTGGCGGAAATTCAGCCCGTGTCTGGGGACAGGTACTAAATTATTTTCAGGCAGAGGAGAGCAGAAGCCCAGAAGCTTCCAGACCTTCTCCACCTGATTACTATTCCCATCTTTTTCAACTTCATTAGCAGGAAAGCAAAACAGAAGGTGGTAGCCAGGGCCATTTcccaaagataggaagaaacacAACCAATCATTGATTTGTTCTTTCCTCCCGAAGCCCTTTGGTCAAAGAGTTCCAGTCTTCCCTTCATGTGAATCCACAGAACTCTGCAGAGCCAAGCTCTTCATCTTATCCCTCTCTGGCCAAATCCAGGCCCTGGCACACAAGATGGGTAAGAGAGCTTCATGGAAAAGGCGACACACCTCCCACACCCCTTCCAGCAAtgtttgctgaattctttttttttttttttttttaagatggagtttcgctctagttgcccaggctggagtgtagtggcgcaatttcagctcactgcaacctccacctcctgggttcaagcgattctcctgcctcagcctcccacatagctgggagtacaagcatgtgccaccatgcccagctaattttgtatttttagtagagatggagtttcaccattttggtcaggctggtcttgaactcctgacctcaggtgattcacccgcctcagcctcccaaagtgctgggatgacggctgtgagccactgtgcctggcctgctgaaTTCTTCTAATTCCGGCTGTGTTTGTAGTGTTCAGCACACTGTCCCACAGCCAGTGTCCATTGTTACTGTCACTGGAGATAAAGTTGGAGGAAAGAGCTGCCCCAATCCAAAGCATGATCCCCATGGGTCCCAAGAGGGGCTCCCTCGGAATCACACGAAGAATTGCGGGAAGCTTAGGAGAAAGCTCTCCTCAGGTCAGGGCTGCCTGCGTGCCACTCAGCTAGTGAAGTGCTGAATTCCTGGAGAAAGGCTTTGGGGCTGAGAAAACCGACTTGTTCCGCTCTTGCCACAACTGAGACCACTGTAacaccaaaggaaaaacaaacgcCGCCCTTGCTGGGTCATCATTTCTAAGTCATTGCAAGGAGAACAGAAAACTGCTGCTGGTTCTTTCCTTCTGTGACATGCTTTGGTGGAAATGGACACATTGGCATTGCTGTTTAAAACGGTTGTAGCCAGACCTCAGGCATTCTCAGCACTGACCCCTTCCTGCTAGAGGATTTCCAAGGGTTGGTATACTGGGTGGCTCCCAGGTCCTTTGCGTTTTCAGTAGAGGGCTTTTGGTGTATCTGGGAACGCTTTCCTCAGGTTCAATTATTATCTTTTACTGGTTTGGTAAAATGGTGTTGAACTTAATAAGCAACACTGTGCTAAAAATTAGTTCAAAGAAAGCTTTTTAGGAAGGCTCCCCTTACTTATAAATGAAGTCCTCCGTACCCCTTCTCAGATTGCTACAAAGGACGGCCAGAAACCACGTTGCTTGGTTCCTACCGAGAGAGGTTACCTCCATCGGGCCGGCCCTGGAGAAGAGGGTCTGCATGGAGCCTGGGAACCAGGGCAGAGGTGAGGGATGGGGAGGCGCATTCTTACCCTTCCGGGCCTGCTGGATGTATCTTGCCAGCAGCGCGCCCAGGTGCGCTCGGGACTCGCCGTCCGTTCTCTGCACGGCCCTTAGCTGCCTTCGGGGCGCCTCCTCTGCCCTCTGCAGCCCGGAGCCGGCCGGTTCTCCGGGAGGCACCGGCTGCGTCAGGGCGCCGGCAGCCAGGACCGCCATCAGCACGCACAGGCCCACTCCGCGGTTCATGGCTGCAGGGAGCAAAGGAGGAGGGGGCGTTAACGGAGGGGCTGGGCGTCCGAGAGCTCCTGCGGCTGCCGGGCACCCAGAAGCCGGCTCAGGACAAACACAGGCAGGCGCTCCGGACCCGCCAGGCCGCTGCAAGCACGCGGGCGCCAAACGCGGACCCCAGCCGTAGCGCGCGCCCGGGCGCACCTGGCTGGTCTTTGGGAACTCCGCATCCAGAGACCCTGTTTTCTGCCGGGTTCAGCAGAAGgaatgttttctgattttctaaaGTTTGAGGAAGTGTTTGTAGAGTGCCTCTAGCTGAAAGACGAAAAATAAAACCCCAAGAGATTAAAAATAGTGTGAAACAAATATCCTAAAGGGAAGACTCCGTGGGAGAAATGAGGACACCGGCTAAAGGAAGCGTCTTTCCAGATGGCGAACAAGCTTTCAGCGTGGAAATACAGCAAGTGGTGAGAAAGAGCAGCACAGTTTAAAATGTAGGAGCAGGAAATAAAACCCGTATTTATAAAGTGTCCTCAAAGTGTACGTGGAAAATGGCAGTAAACCACTAAGCAAAACATCGGCAGGTTTTAAAATCACAAGGGTGTGCCCAGCATTCAGGCTTCCAAAGCCCCGCTGCATTTTCGATTGCTGGCGGAGAAAACACCCGCAAGTTTACATCCTGAAAGCCCCGAAATTTTCTGCAgtatttagaaaatgaatttaagtCTTAAAACCCTCTGATGTTTTACTGGAAAAGATTGCAAAGTCCCCTGCACCGCTGTGTTAACAGACGGCAAGTATCAATCTGCGTGCGAATCCCAGCAAATGGACAGTTCGTCCCTTGCTTGCAAAAGGTCGATGCGGGAGCGTGAAAGGCTCTGAAGCAGCTCTACCCACCCAGACCTCACTTTTAGATCTAGAGCCCTGATTTCTGACTTTAAGAAATGTCTCTGGAGCTCTCGGAGGGAAGACGCAGGAAACAGAAAAGCCAAATGGAAATGGGCACACAGCTGAAGCAGCATCCTTCACAGACACAGGACGCTGGGCGCCCCCGCCGACGAACCGAGAGACCTACCTTCTGGATCAGGGCGCAGCTGGCC
This genomic stretch from Callithrix jacchus isolate 240 chromosome 17, calJac240_pri, whole genome shotgun sequence harbors:
- the CCK gene encoding cholecystokinin; the protein is MNRGVGLCVLMAVLAAGALTQPVPPGEPAGSGLQRAEEAPRRQLRAVQRTDGESRAHLGALLARYIQQARKAPSGRMSVVKNLQNLDPSHRISDRDYMGWMDFGRRSAEEYEYPS